A single region of the Silene latifolia isolate original U9 population chromosome 8, ASM4854445v1, whole genome shotgun sequence genome encodes:
- the LOC141596176 gene encoding COP9 signalosome complex subunit 5b-like isoform X2 encodes MEHSRLADFKSSAAARETWQRDNNITTILDPISLNDFLGQQEKPWINNPVYFKQVKMSNLVLLKLVMDASSHECVRAGDIFKLLDKRYKTTREVVGLLMGKIFGNVIIVLDAVALPVDDTETCVDVHSQLLHYFETQKKTQMRIQELMEPSVAVVIDSFSTIDIGKVHIQAFRTYPESYKPPILTCRKDITAEHAKVFAQIAEMTKHWEKRYPLCITHFKYSLTNHVFQELWESYWARLVSMWNNSGSKTVDQKLSVDTLDNKENEGGLTKYSVYVKPKFTKQYRSVNEEAVTGLYARLVEDAGSSKSMISGQTSGGFYVMLTKEQAKKLADNEYVQEARRAYTCYFDPCP; translated from the exons ATGGAACATTCACGCCTAGCAGACTTCAAATCATCGGCCGCAGCCAGAGAAACCTGGCAACGTGATAACAACATCACAACAATCCTTGACCCAATTTCGTTAAACGACTTTTTGGGCCAACAAGAGAAACCATGGATAAACAACCCTGTTTACTTTAAACAGGTCAAGATGTCAAATCTGGTTCTGTTAAAGTTGGTAATGGATGCTAGTTCCCATGAGTGTGTCAGAGCGGGAGATATCTTCAAGTTGTTGGATAAGCGTTATAAAACGACTAGAGAGGTGGTCGGTTTATTGATGGGCAAGATTTTTGGCAATGTGATCATTGTCTTGGACGCGGTTGCATTGCCTGTTGACGATACTGAGACTTGTGTTGATGTTCACTCCCAATTGCTGCATTACTTTGAGACTCAGAAGAAG ACTCAAATGCGCATCCAAGAGTTGATGGAGCCCTCTGTCGCTGTTGTTATTGACTCATTCTCAACCATTGATATCGGCAAAGTACATATTCAAGCTTTCAGGACATATCCAGAAAGCTACAAGCCACCAATCCTCACATGCAGGAAGGATATTACTGCTGAGCATGCTAAGGTGTTTGCTCAGATTGCTGAGATGACAAAACATTGGGAAAAG CGCTACCCATTGTGCATCACTCACTTCAAATATTCGCTTACTAACCACGTATTCCAAGAGCTTTGGGAAAGTTATTGGGCGCGTCTTGTTTCTATGTGGAATAACTCAGGCAGCAAGACTGTTGATCAGAAACTTTCAGTTG ATACCTTGGATAACAAGGAAAACGAGGGAGGTCTGACTAAG TACTCTGTCTATGTGAAACCCAAGTTTACCAAACAATATCGCTCAGTTAATGAGGAGGCTGTAACGGGTCTTTACGCCAGATTGGTGGAAGATGCTGGCAG TTCGAAAAGCATGATAAGTGGACAGACGAGCGGAGGCTTCTACGTAATGTTGACCAAGGAACAAGCTAAGAAATTGGCAG ATAATGAATATGTGCAGGAAGCAAGGCGAGCATATACTTGCTACTTTGATCCATGTCCCTAA
- the LOC141596176 gene encoding COP9 signalosome complex subunit 5-like isoform X3, translating into MSNLVLLKLVMDASSHECVRAGDIFKLLDKRYKTTREVVGLLMGKIFGNVIIVLDAVALPVDDTETCVDVHSQLLHYFETQKKLGGLENVVGWYITDTSALIVTASDVKTQMRIQELMEPSVAVVIDSFSTIDIGKVHIQAFRTYPESYKPPILTCRKDITAEHAKVFAQIAEMTKHWEKRYPLCITHFKYSLTNHVFQELWESYWARLVSMWNNSGSKTVDQKLSVDTLDNKENEGGLTKYSVYVKPKFTKQYRSVNEEAVTGLYARLVEDAGSSKSMISGQTSGGFYVMLTKEQAKKLADNEYVQEARRAYTCYFDPCP; encoded by the exons ATGTCAAATCTGGTTCTGTTAAAGTTGGTAATGGATGCTAGTTCCCATGAGTGTGTCAGAGCGGGAGATATCTTCAAGTTGTTGGATAAGCGTTATAAAACGACTAGAGAGGTGGTCGGTTTATTGATGGGCAAGATTTTTGGCAATGTGATCATTGTCTTGGACGCGGTTGCATTGCCTGTTGACGATACTGAGACTTGTGTTGATGTTCACTCCCAATTGCTGCATTACTTTGAGACTCAGAAGAAG CTTGGAGGCTTGGAAAATGTGGTTGGATGGTATATTACTGATACTTCTGCCTTGATTGTCACTGCTTCCGATGTGAAGACTCAAATGCGCATCCAAGAGTTGATGGAGCCCTCTGTCGCTGTTGTTATTGACTCATTCTCAACCATTGATATCGGCAAAGTACATATTCAAGCTTTCAGGACATATCCAGAAAGCTACAAGCCACCAATCCTCACATGCAGGAAGGATATTACTGCTGAGCATGCTAAGGTGTTTGCTCAGATTGCTGAGATGACAAAACATTGGGAAAAG CGCTACCCATTGTGCATCACTCACTTCAAATATTCGCTTACTAACCACGTATTCCAAGAGCTTTGGGAAAGTTATTGGGCGCGTCTTGTTTCTATGTGGAATAACTCAGGCAGCAAGACTGTTGATCAGAAACTTTCAGTTG ATACCTTGGATAACAAGGAAAACGAGGGAGGTCTGACTAAG TACTCTGTCTATGTGAAACCCAAGTTTACCAAACAATATCGCTCAGTTAATGAGGAGGCTGTAACGGGTCTTTACGCCAGATTGGTGGAAGATGCTGGCAG TTCGAAAAGCATGATAAGTGGACAGACGAGCGGAGGCTTCTACGTAATGTTGACCAAGGAACAAGCTAAGAAATTGGCAG ATAATGAATATGTGCAGGAAGCAAGGCGAGCATATACTTGCTACTTTGATCCATGTCCCTAA
- the LOC141596176 gene encoding COP9 signalosome complex subunit 5b-like isoform X1 → MEHSRLADFKSSAAARETWQRDNNITTILDPISLNDFLGQQEKPWINNPVYFKQVKMSNLVLLKLVMDASSHECVRAGDIFKLLDKRYKTTREVVGLLMGKIFGNVIIVLDAVALPVDDTETCVDVHSQLLHYFETQKKLGGLENVVGWYITDTSALIVTASDVKTQMRIQELMEPSVAVVIDSFSTIDIGKVHIQAFRTYPESYKPPILTCRKDITAEHAKVFAQIAEMTKHWEKRYPLCITHFKYSLTNHVFQELWESYWARLVSMWNNSGSKTVDQKLSVDTLDNKENEGGLTKYSVYVKPKFTKQYRSVNEEAVTGLYARLVEDAGSSKSMISGQTSGGFYVMLTKEQAKKLADNEYVQEARRAYTCYFDPCP, encoded by the exons ATGGAACATTCACGCCTAGCAGACTTCAAATCATCGGCCGCAGCCAGAGAAACCTGGCAACGTGATAACAACATCACAACAATCCTTGACCCAATTTCGTTAAACGACTTTTTGGGCCAACAAGAGAAACCATGGATAAACAACCCTGTTTACTTTAAACAGGTCAAGATGTCAAATCTGGTTCTGTTAAAGTTGGTAATGGATGCTAGTTCCCATGAGTGTGTCAGAGCGGGAGATATCTTCAAGTTGTTGGATAAGCGTTATAAAACGACTAGAGAGGTGGTCGGTTTATTGATGGGCAAGATTTTTGGCAATGTGATCATTGTCTTGGACGCGGTTGCATTGCCTGTTGACGATACTGAGACTTGTGTTGATGTTCACTCCCAATTGCTGCATTACTTTGAGACTCAGAAGAAG CTTGGAGGCTTGGAAAATGTGGTTGGATGGTATATTACTGATACTTCTGCCTTGATTGTCACTGCTTCCGATGTGAAGACTCAAATGCGCATCCAAGAGTTGATGGAGCCCTCTGTCGCTGTTGTTATTGACTCATTCTCAACCATTGATATCGGCAAAGTACATATTCAAGCTTTCAGGACATATCCAGAAAGCTACAAGCCACCAATCCTCACATGCAGGAAGGATATTACTGCTGAGCATGCTAAGGTGTTTGCTCAGATTGCTGAGATGACAAAACATTGGGAAAAG CGCTACCCATTGTGCATCACTCACTTCAAATATTCGCTTACTAACCACGTATTCCAAGAGCTTTGGGAAAGTTATTGGGCGCGTCTTGTTTCTATGTGGAATAACTCAGGCAGCAAGACTGTTGATCAGAAACTTTCAGTTG ATACCTTGGATAACAAGGAAAACGAGGGAGGTCTGACTAAG TACTCTGTCTATGTGAAACCCAAGTTTACCAAACAATATCGCTCAGTTAATGAGGAGGCTGTAACGGGTCTTTACGCCAGATTGGTGGAAGATGCTGGCAG TTCGAAAAGCATGATAAGTGGACAGACGAGCGGAGGCTTCTACGTAATGTTGACCAAGGAACAAGCTAAGAAATTGGCAG ATAATGAATATGTGCAGGAAGCAAGGCGAGCATATACTTGCTACTTTGATCCATGTCCCTAA